The following proteins are encoded in a genomic region of Sphingopyxis sp. YF1:
- a CDS encoding GldG family protein, with protein sequence MTRARVAALAAGTGHVLVHAAPALLLAWFAGGQQALGRIDAGLAIPWLMPGALLLAWRVRDRTRAAQGAAVAAAIAGLLLLQLMLHLLLGGRAGGASLLVTALAGGICCALAAVLVARARRWRAAARWPALLAAAALAFAAGQGLLAWGAAPRIAEPRLKLAILTGLPLRWNGGGGDLAAMLASGPSDAPALAALERRFDVRLVDSLAGVPPGEALLVAHPRALAPHDLVALDARARRGAPTVILADALSSWPPPHPLGDPRNPPVTSLLTPLLDHWGLTLALPAPARRGEVAVFVDPGGARLRLHSAGRFTALPGHCRAYGGGLVAQCRLAGAGGAVWLVGDADMLHDGLWRSPFDAAPWLRRSDNIAWLAGRLGGAGDRAAFAPIWIR encoded by the coding sequence GTGACGCGCGCGCGCGTCGCGGCGCTGGCGGCGGGGACGGGGCACGTGCTCGTCCATGCCGCTCCGGCGCTGCTCCTCGCCTGGTTTGCGGGCGGCCAGCAGGCGCTCGGCCGGATCGACGCGGGGCTGGCGATTCCCTGGCTGATGCCCGGCGCGCTGCTCCTCGCCTGGCGCGTGCGCGACCGGACGCGCGCGGCGCAGGGCGCGGCGGTGGCGGCGGCGATCGCGGGGTTGCTGCTGCTCCAGCTCATGCTCCACCTCCTTCTCGGCGGCCGGGCGGGCGGCGCCTCGCTGCTGGTGACGGCGCTCGCGGGGGGCATCTGCTGCGCGCTGGCGGCGGTGCTGGTTGCGCGCGCGCGGCGGTGGCGCGCGGCGGCGCGCTGGCCGGCGCTGCTCGCGGCCGCGGCGCTCGCCTTTGCGGCGGGGCAGGGGCTGCTCGCATGGGGCGCCGCACCGCGCATCGCCGAGCCGCGCCTGAAGCTCGCGATCCTGACCGGGCTGCCGCTGCGCTGGAACGGCGGCGGCGGCGATCTGGCGGCGATGCTCGCGTCGGGGCCGTCGGACGCGCCCGCGCTCGCGGCGCTCGAGCGCCGTTTCGACGTCCGGCTGGTCGACAGTCTTGCGGGTGTGCCCCCCGGCGAAGCGCTGCTCGTCGCGCATCCGCGCGCGCTCGCGCCGCACGATCTGGTCGCGCTCGACGCGCGCGCGCGGCGCGGCGCGCCGACCGTGATCCTCGCCGACGCGCTGTCGAGCTGGCCGCCGCCGCACCCGCTCGGCGATCCGCGCAACCCGCCGGTGACCAGCCTGCTCACCCCGCTGCTCGATCATTGGGGCCTCACCCTCGCGCTGCCCGCGCCCGCGCGCCGCGGCGAGGTCGCGGTCTTCGTCGACCCCGGCGGCGCGCGGCTGCGGCTCCACTCGGCGGGGCGTTTCACCGCGCTGCCCGGGCATTGCCGGGCCTATGGCGGCGGGCTGGTCGCGCAGTGCCGCCTTGCCGGCGCGGGCGGCGCGGTCTGGCTGGTCGGCGACGCCGACATGCTCCACGACGGCTTGTGGCGGTCGCCGTTCGACGCCGCGCCCTGGCTGCGGCGCTCGGACAATATCGCGTGGCTCGCCGGGCGCCTCGGCGGTGCCGGCGACCGCGCCGCATTCGCGCCGATCTGGATTCGCTGA
- a CDS encoding division/cell wall cluster transcriptional repressor MraZ: protein MAVVTPGSYSGTEFAAIDGKGRIAVPSEFRNNVPLNADGQRVLWVSFHEKLPCLVAYGQDQYDRLSGEIERDRETARQRNLDFDEDAEFKKRFEFAKAYTLDDSGRFLPGFSHRDLTEESAGQAYENGACAFVGAGRRFEIWWLPELARCEEANPRLRRMGSAWEATKGKGRK from the coding sequence ATGGCGGTTGTGACGCCCGGCAGCTATTCCGGCACCGAATTCGCCGCGATCGATGGCAAGGGGCGGATCGCCGTCCCCTCCGAATTCCGCAACAATGTGCCCCTCAATGCGGATGGCCAGCGCGTGCTCTGGGTCAGCTTCCATGAAAAGCTGCCCTGTCTGGTCGCCTATGGCCAGGACCAGTATGACCGCCTCAGCGGCGAGATCGAACGCGACCGCGAGACCGCGCGCCAGCGCAACCTCGACTTCGACGAGGATGCCGAGTTCAAGAAGCGCTTCGAATTCGCCAAGGCCTATACGCTCGACGACAGCGGCCGCTTCCTCCCCGGTTTCTCGCACCGCGACCTCACCGAGGAAAGCGCCGGCCAGGCGTATGAAAACGGCGCCTGCGCCTTCGTCGGCGCGGGGCGGCGCTTCGAGATCTGGTGGCTCCCCGAACTCGCCCGCTGCGAAGAGGCGAACCCCCGCCTCCGCCGCATGGGGAGCGCGTGGGAAGCGACGAAGGGGAAGGGGCGCAAATGA
- the rsmH gene encoding 16S rRNA (cytosine(1402)-N(4))-methyltransferase RsmH yields MSELPRDPRHDPVLREEVVAALAITPGERHVDATFGAGGYTRALLAAGAEVVGCDRDPDAIAEGAALVAEAGGHLTLVHGRFGEIDRLLAERGIGEVDGIVFDIGVSSMQLDRADRGFSFQNDGPLDMRMAQDGESAADWINRADEAEIADVLYHYGDERQSRRVARAIVADRPFARTGELAATIRKALRHPPGAPKDPATRSFQAIRIHINAELDELRAGLDAAERLLRPGGRLAVVSFHSTEDRIVKNFLRERSGGDVRASRHRPALAPPARAATFETPARKVRPGKAEEARNPRARSATLRSAVRTGAPAWSDGLTAREAMSC; encoded by the coding sequence ATGAGCGAACTTCCCCGCGATCCGCGCCATGACCCGGTGCTCCGCGAAGAAGTCGTCGCCGCGCTCGCCATCACCCCCGGCGAGCGCCACGTCGACGCGACCTTCGGTGCGGGCGGCTATACGCGCGCGCTGCTCGCCGCGGGTGCCGAGGTGGTCGGCTGCGACCGCGATCCCGACGCGATCGCCGAGGGCGCGGCGCTGGTCGCCGAGGCCGGCGGCCATCTGACGCTCGTCCACGGCCGCTTCGGCGAGATCGACCGGCTGCTCGCCGAGCGCGGCATCGGCGAAGTCGACGGCATCGTCTTCGACATCGGCGTCTCGTCGATGCAGCTCGACCGCGCCGACCGCGGCTTTTCGTTCCAGAACGACGGCCCGCTCGACATGCGCATGGCGCAGGACGGCGAGAGCGCGGCCGACTGGATCAACCGCGCCGACGAGGCGGAGATCGCCGACGTGCTCTACCATTATGGCGACGAGCGCCAGTCGCGCCGCGTCGCGCGGGCGATCGTCGCCGACCGGCCCTTCGCGCGCACGGGCGAGCTTGCGGCGACGATCCGCAAGGCGCTGCGCCACCCGCCGGGCGCCCCGAAGGACCCGGCGACGCGCAGTTTCCAGGCGATCCGCATCCACATCAACGCCGAGCTCGACGAGCTCCGGGCCGGGCTCGACGCCGCCGAACGGCTGCTCCGTCCCGGCGGGCGTCTCGCCGTCGTCAGTTTTCACAGTACCGAGGATCGCATCGTGAAGAATTTCCTGCGCGAACGCAGCGGTGGCGATGTCCGCGCGTCGCGCCACCGGCCCGCGCTCGCCCCTCCGGCGCGGGCCGCAACATTCGAGACCCCGGCGCGCAAGGTGCGGCCGGGCAAGGCCGAAGAGGCGCGCAACCCGCGCGCGCGTTCGGCGACGCTGCGCAGCGCGGTGCGCACCGGCGCGCCCGCATGGTCCGATGGTTTGACGGCAAGGGAGGCAATGTCATGCTGA
- a CDS encoding penicillin-binding protein 2 — protein sequence MNTLVVRPTRVRTAGVRQQILLTAQQRLMILMLLFMAAILLVSVRLLYFAVFDTGGRQGGSAAFVPARADIVDRNGIPLARTIDGYSIRVVPSKLLNDRAYLADELVKIFPDTPREEFLAKLSGSRSTYIRRRALPDQVAAVNAIGEIGFDFPREKERLYPQMSLAAHALGFLNAEGQGVTGMEGAFDARLTDAATRGEPLALSIDSRVQGVLESELGNAVTNLEAIGGAGIILDVHTGEVLAMTSLPTFNPNKLTGSDPMTRRNAVTYNLYELGSTFKPLSIAAAIDNGTVTSMARRYDASAPLAIAGFRIRDSHPGRWYNVPETLIQSSNIATARIADELGREKMEVLFRSLDFDKRPGIELKERAFPLWPRDWGRITTMTTSYGHGIAVTPLHLASAYAALVNGGIYRPATMLKLGDKAPPEGRRVFKAATSARMRQLLRLIVSDGTGKQANAPGFRVGGKTGSAEKPGAGGYRRTSVVATFAAAFPMDNPRYVVIAMIDEPKGNAFSSGQRTAGWTAAPVIKKVVERAGPMLGVFPDESRDVDVSELLPLIRKKEEGE from the coding sequence ATGAACACCCTCGTCGTCCGCCCCACACGCGTCCGCACCGCCGGTGTGCGCCAGCAGATCCTGCTGACCGCGCAGCAGCGGCTGATGATCCTGATGCTGCTGTTCATGGCGGCGATTCTGCTCGTGTCGGTGCGGCTCCTCTATTTCGCGGTGTTCGACACCGGCGGACGGCAGGGCGGTTCGGCCGCCTTCGTGCCCGCGCGCGCCGACATCGTCGACCGCAACGGCATCCCGCTCGCGCGTACGATCGACGGCTATTCGATCCGCGTCGTGCCGTCGAAGCTGCTCAACGATCGCGCCTATCTGGCCGACGAACTGGTCAAGATCTTCCCCGACACCCCGCGCGAGGAATTTCTGGCAAAGCTGAGCGGTTCGCGCTCGACCTATATCCGCCGCCGCGCGCTGCCCGATCAGGTCGCGGCAGTGAATGCGATCGGCGAAATCGGTTTCGATTTCCCGCGCGAAAAGGAACGCCTCTATCCCCAGATGTCGCTCGCCGCGCACGCGCTCGGCTTCCTCAATGCCGAGGGGCAGGGCGTCACCGGCATGGAAGGCGCGTTCGATGCGCGGCTGACCGACGCCGCGACGCGCGGCGAACCGCTCGCGCTGTCGATCGATTCGCGCGTCCAGGGCGTGCTCGAAAGCGAACTCGGCAACGCGGTCACCAATCTCGAGGCGATCGGCGGCGCGGGGATCATCCTCGACGTGCACACCGGCGAAGTGCTCGCGATGACCTCGCTGCCGACCTTCAACCCGAACAAGCTCACCGGCAGCGACCCAATGACGCGGCGCAACGCGGTGACCTATAATCTCTACGAGCTGGGCTCGACCTTCAAGCCGCTCTCGATCGCGGCGGCGATCGACAATGGCACCGTCACCAGCATGGCGCGTCGCTACGACGCCAGCGCGCCGCTTGCGATCGCGGGTTTCCGTATCCGCGACAGCCATCCCGGCCGCTGGTACAATGTGCCCGAAACGCTGATCCAGAGCTCGAACATCGCGACCGCGCGCATCGCCGACGAACTCGGCCGCGAAAAGATGGAAGTGCTGTTCCGCAGCCTCGATTTCGACAAGCGCCCGGGAATCGAGCTCAAGGAACGCGCCTTCCCGCTGTGGCCGCGCGACTGGGGACGCATCACGACGATGACGACCAGCTACGGCCACGGCATCGCGGTGACCCCGCTCCATCTTGCGAGCGCCTATGCCGCGCTCGTCAACGGCGGCATCTATCGTCCTGCGACGATGCTCAAGCTCGGCGACAAGGCCCCGCCCGAGGGACGCCGCGTCTTCAAGGCGGCAACCAGCGCGCGCATGCGCCAGCTGCTCCGCCTGATCGTCTCCGACGGCACCGGCAAACAGGCGAACGCGCCGGGCTTCCGCGTCGGTGGCAAGACGGGCAGCGCGGAAAAGCCGGGGGCGGGCGGCTATCGCCGGACGTCGGTTGTCGCGACCTTCGCGGCCGCCTTTCCGATGGATAATCCGCGCTATGTCGTCATCGCGATGATCGACGAGCCGAAGGGCAACGCCTTCAGCTCGGGCCAGCGCACCGCGGGCTGGACCGCGGCGCCGGTGATCAAGAAGGTGGTCGAACGCGCGGGGCCGATGCTCGGCGTCTTCCCCGACGAAAGCCGCGACGTCGACGTGTCCGAACTGCTCCCGCTGATCCGGAAAAAGGAAGAAGGCGAATAA
- a CDS encoding UDP-N-acetylmuramoyl-L-alanyl-D-glutamate--2,6-diaminopimelate ligase has protein sequence MRLAALLEHHDLGGADPVVTGLAIDHRKVAPGTIFGAFVGEKFNGEDYIAAAIAAGAIAIVARPEARVEGAVHIADANPRRAFAHIAARFFHRFPACCVAVTGTNGKTSTVEMTRQLWRMAGFNAASIGTLGVTTSNERVVTGLTTPDIVTFLSNMSGLAAEGVTHAAFEASSHGLDQYRTEGLPVKAAAFTNLSHDHLDYHGDMETYMAAKMRLFREVVDPAGTVVIWNDDIWSAAAEHEAKQRGLRILTVGREGADLRLVSREPTQLGQSLLIQAGPLVQKVTLPLIGAYQVANALVAAGLVIATGGDAGQTLANLARLQPVPGRLERAAITATGAPVYVDYAHTPDAIEAALDALRPHATGRLILVFGAGGDRDKDKRPEMGRVAAAKADVAIITDDNPRGEDAAEIRAAIAAGAPDARVIGDRREAIAAAIAEARADDIVCIAGKGHEQGQIVGRGDAMRVIPFDDVSVARECAA, from the coding sequence ATGCGTCTGGCGGCGCTGCTCGAACATCATGATCTGGGCGGTGCCGACCCCGTCGTCACCGGGCTCGCCATCGACCATCGCAAGGTCGCGCCGGGCACGATTTTCGGCGCCTTCGTCGGCGAAAAATTCAATGGCGAGGATTATATCGCCGCAGCGATCGCTGCGGGCGCGATCGCGATCGTCGCACGCCCCGAAGCGCGGGTCGAAGGCGCGGTGCACATCGCCGACGCCAACCCGCGCCGCGCCTTCGCGCATATCGCGGCGCGCTTCTTTCACCGTTTCCCCGCCTGCTGCGTCGCGGTGACGGGGACCAACGGCAAGACCTCGACGGTCGAAATGACGCGCCAGCTGTGGCGCATGGCGGGATTCAACGCCGCCTCGATCGGGACGCTCGGCGTGACGACCTCGAACGAGCGCGTCGTCACCGGGCTGACCACGCCCGATATCGTCACCTTCCTGTCGAACATGTCGGGTCTCGCCGCCGAGGGCGTCACCCACGCCGCCTTCGAAGCGTCGAGCCACGGCCTCGACCAGTATCGCACCGAAGGCCTGCCGGTGAAGGCGGCGGCCTTCACCAACCTCAGCCACGATCACCTCGATTATCATGGCGACATGGAAACCTATATGGCCGCCAAGATGCGGCTGTTCCGCGAGGTCGTCGATCCCGCCGGCACCGTCGTGATCTGGAACGACGACATCTGGTCGGCGGCGGCGGAACACGAGGCGAAGCAGCGCGGGCTCAGGATATTGACCGTTGGCCGCGAGGGGGCGGATCTTCGCCTCGTCAGCCGCGAACCGACCCAGCTCGGCCAGTCGCTGCTGATCCAGGCCGGGCCGCTCGTGCAAAAGGTGACGCTGCCGCTGATCGGCGCCTATCAGGTCGCCAATGCGCTGGTCGCGGCGGGGCTGGTGATTGCGACGGGCGGCGACGCCGGCCAGACGCTCGCCAATCTCGCGCGCCTGCAACCCGTTCCCGGGCGCCTCGAGCGCGCCGCGATCACCGCGACGGGGGCGCCGGTCTATGTCGACTATGCGCACACCCCCGACGCGATCGAGGCCGCGCTCGACGCGCTGCGGCCGCACGCGACCGGGCGGTTGATCCTCGTGTTCGGCGCCGGCGGCGACCGCGACAAGGACAAGCGCCCCGAGATGGGCCGGGTCGCGGCGGCGAAGGCCGACGTCGCGATCATCACCGACGACAATCCGCGCGGCGAGGATGCCGCGGAGATCCGCGCCGCCATTGCGGCGGGCGCGCCCGATGCGCGGGTGATCGGCGACCGCCGCGAAGCGATCGCCGCCGCGATTGCAGAGGCGCGCGCCGACGACATCGTGTGCATCGCGGGCAAGGGGCACGAGCAGGGCCAGATCGTCGGGCGCGGCGACGCGATGCGCGTCATTCCCTTCGACGACGTCAGCGTCGCGCGCGAGTGCGCCGCATGA
- the murF gene encoding UDP-N-acetylmuramoyl-tripeptide--D-alanyl-D-alanine ligase: MNPLWTARAIAAATNGTASADFTVQGVAFDSREVGRGDLFVAMKGEATDGHKFIDKAIAAGAAGVVCETAIDHPHVRVADSVAALDALGVASRARCRGRIIGVTGSAGKTGTKEALFAALDRFRPGRAHRSVKSYNNHVGVPLSLARMPSTADYGVFEMGMNHADELAALTRMVRPHVAIVTTIAPAHMEYFGSEEAIADAKGEIFEGLEPGGTAILPFDSPHYARLRAKAERHAAHIVSFGLTEGADVRAIDWLPDGQGGSLVTAQVQDALLCFTIAQAGAHWVSNALAVLAAVKAVGGDLPAAGLAFAEMAGLAGRGARHRLAFGGGHILLIDESYNANPASMAATIAQFGSESADRRVAILGAMKELGAGGEGYHAGLAAPLVAADVQFALLVGEEMAPLAKALEGRIDFAHVPDHRAARERLNDLIRAGDAVLVKGSNSVGLSHLVTALTNGEI, from the coding sequence ATGAACCCGCTGTGGACCGCCCGCGCCATCGCGGCCGCGACGAACGGCACGGCCAGCGCCGACTTCACCGTCCAGGGCGTCGCCTTCGATTCGCGCGAAGTGGGGCGGGGCGACCTGTTCGTCGCGATGAAGGGCGAGGCGACCGACGGCCACAAATTCATCGACAAGGCGATCGCCGCGGGCGCCGCGGGCGTCGTGTGCGAAACCGCGATCGACCATCCGCATGTGCGCGTCGCCGACAGCGTCGCCGCGCTCGACGCGCTCGGCGTCGCGTCGCGCGCGCGGTGCCGCGGCCGCATCATCGGCGTCACCGGTTCGGCCGGCAAGACGGGGACGAAGGAGGCGCTGTTTGCGGCGCTCGACCGTTTCCGCCCCGGCCGGGCGCATCGCTCGGTCAAGAGCTACAACAACCATGTCGGCGTGCCGCTGAGCCTCGCGCGCATGCCGTCGACCGCCGACTACGGCGTGTTCGAAATGGGGATGAACCATGCCGACGAACTCGCCGCGCTGACCCGCATGGTCCGGCCGCACGTCGCCATCGTCACGACCATCGCCCCCGCGCACATGGAATATTTCGGCAGCGAGGAAGCCATCGCCGACGCCAAGGGCGAGATTTTCGAGGGGCTCGAACCCGGCGGCACCGCGATCCTGCCTTTCGACAGTCCGCATTATGCGCGGCTGCGCGCAAAGGCCGAACGGCACGCCGCGCATATCGTCAGCTTCGGGCTGACCGAGGGGGCCGACGTCCGCGCGATCGACTGGCTGCCCGACGGCCAGGGCGGTTCGCTCGTCACCGCGCAGGTGCAGGACGCCTTGCTCTGCTTCACCATCGCGCAGGCCGGCGCACACTGGGTGTCGAACGCGCTCGCGGTGCTGGCGGCGGTCAAGGCGGTCGGCGGCGACCTGCCCGCGGCGGGACTCGCCTTTGCCGAGATGGCGGGGCTCGCGGGGCGCGGGGCGCGGCATCGCCTGGCCTTCGGCGGCGGGCATATCCTGCTGATCGACGAAAGCTACAACGCCAATCCCGCGTCGATGGCGGCGACGATCGCCCAGTTTGGCAGCGAATCCGCCGACCGCAGGGTGGCGATTCTCGGCGCGATGAAGGAACTCGGCGCGGGCGGCGAGGGCTATCATGCGGGGCTCGCGGCTCCGCTCGTCGCGGCGGACGTGCAGTTCGCCTTGCTCGTCGGCGAAGAAATGGCGCCGCTCGCCAAAGCGCTTGAGGGGCGTATCGATTTCGCGCATGTGCCCGACCATCGGGCCGCCAGAGAGCGGCTGAACGACTTGATCCGCGCCGGCGACGCCGTGCTGGTCAAGGGGTCGAACAGCGTTGGCCTGTCGCATCTCGTGACGGCGCTGACCAACGGGGAAATTTGA
- the mraY gene encoding phospho-N-acetylmuramoyl-pentapeptide-transferase, with product MLYWLAEWLGFPGALNLIRYLSFRSGAAVATALIIGLWIGPRFILMLRMRQGKGQPIRDDGPQSHLAKKGTPTMGGLMILIALMISALLWMDLSNRFVWACLFVTAGFAVVGFLDDYDKVTKSSHRGIPGRVRLLIEFAIAAVAVLLIVSRTGTDLYLPFFNDIVIPLGPLYYVFAMVLIVGFGNAVNLTDGLDGLATFPVIIASLAFLVIVYLSGNAKFAGYLGIPHVPGAGELAIFAAAIIGACLAFLWFNAPPAAVFMGDTGSLALGGALATIAVTAQHELVLVIIGGLFVVEALSVIIQVFWYKRTGKRVFRMAPIHHHFEQLGWPESTVVIRFWIVSIVLALAGLATLKLR from the coding sequence ATGCTGTACTGGCTGGCGGAATGGCTTGGCTTTCCGGGGGCGCTCAACCTCATTCGTTATTTGAGCTTTCGGTCGGGCGCCGCGGTCGCCACCGCGCTGATCATCGGACTGTGGATCGGGCCGCGCTTCATCCTGATGCTGCGCATGCGCCAGGGCAAGGGCCAGCCGATCCGCGACGACGGGCCGCAGAGCCATCTCGCCAAAAAGGGCACGCCGACGATGGGCGGGCTGATGATCCTCATCGCGCTGATGATCTCGGCGCTCCTGTGGATGGACCTCTCGAACCGCTTCGTGTGGGCGTGCCTCTTCGTCACCGCGGGCTTCGCGGTCGTCGGCTTCCTCGACGATTATGACAAGGTCACCAAGTCCAGCCACCGCGGCATTCCGGGGCGGGTGCGGCTGCTGATCGAATTCGCGATCGCCGCGGTCGCGGTGCTGCTGATCGTCTCGCGCACCGGCACCGACCTCTATCTCCCCTTCTTCAACGACATCGTGATCCCGCTCGGGCCGCTCTATTATGTCTTCGCGATGGTGCTGATCGTCGGTTTCGGCAATGCGGTGAACCTCACCGACGGGCTCGACGGGCTCGCGACCTTTCCCGTGATCATCGCCAGCCTTGCCTTCCTCGTCATCGTCTACCTCTCGGGCAATGCGAAGTTCGCCGGCTATCTCGGCATCCCGCACGTGCCGGGGGCGGGCGAGCTCGCGATCTTCGCCGCGGCGATCATCGGCGCCTGCCTCGCCTTCCTCTGGTTCAACGCCCCCCCCGCCGCGGTGTTCATGGGCGACACCGGCAGCCTTGCATTGGGCGGCGCGCTCGCGACGATCGCGGTCACCGCGCAGCACGAGCTCGTGCTCGTAATCATCGGCGGGCTGTTCGTGGTCGAGGCGCTGTCGGTGATCATCCAGGTCTTCTGGTACAAGCGCACCGGCAAGCGCGTCTTCCGCATGGCGCCGATCCACCATCATTTCGAGCAGCTTGGCTGGCCCGAATCGACCGTCGTCATCCGCTTCTGGATCGTCTCGATCGTCCTCGCGCTCGCGGGGCTCGCGACCCTGAAGCTGCGGTGA
- the murD gene encoding UDP-N-acetylmuramoyl-L-alanine--D-glutamate ligase produces MITSRAFAGRRYAVLGLARSGLAAVEALIASGAGVTAWDDREAARDEAMALGADIGNPLEIDLIGFAGVVVSPGVPLNRHPIAAHARAAHVPVIGDVELFAEAAADLPPHRIVGITGTNGKSTVTALVTHMLESAGVPALMGGNIGLPILSRDPLAPNENGTGVYVLELSSYQLDLAHSLACDVAVLTNISPDHLDRYDGFAGYTASKARLFSLQHQGQVAIVAVDDDPSKMIASRINHRLHRVSAKDVDPADQMRWPALQGPHNAQNAVCAIAVCRVLGLNDEAIERGLATYKSLPHRMELVGEVAGVRWFNDSKATNAASAAPALAAFPPAPDQRLHWIAGGQAKGDGLAACRPWFCHVKAAYLIGEAMEGFAAEIGDAIPVDRSGDLATAVARAAAAAAPGDIVLLSPACASFDQFKDYEERGDRFRAIVRAFGA; encoded by the coding sequence GTGATCACGTCGCGCGCCTTTGCCGGCCGCCGCTACGCGGTGCTGGGGCTGGCGCGCTCGGGGCTCGCGGCGGTCGAGGCGCTGATCGCCAGCGGCGCGGGGGTCACCGCGTGGGACGACCGCGAGGCCGCGCGCGACGAGGCGATGGCGCTCGGCGCCGACATCGGCAATCCGCTCGAGATCGACCTGATCGGTTTTGCGGGCGTCGTCGTGTCGCCCGGCGTACCGCTCAACCGTCACCCGATCGCCGCGCACGCGCGCGCGGCGCATGTCCCGGTGATCGGCGACGTCGAGCTGTTCGCCGAGGCGGCCGCCGACCTGCCGCCGCACCGCATCGTCGGCATCACCGGCACCAACGGCAAGTCGACGGTGACCGCGCTCGTCACCCACATGCTCGAAAGCGCGGGGGTGCCCGCGCTGATGGGCGGCAATATCGGCCTGCCGATCCTGTCGCGCGATCCGCTCGCCCCCAATGAAAACGGCACCGGGGTCTATGTCCTCGAACTGTCGAGCTACCAGCTCGACCTCGCGCACAGCCTCGCGTGCGACGTCGCGGTGCTCACCAACATTTCGCCCGACCATCTCGACCGCTACGACGGTTTCGCGGGCTACACCGCGTCGAAGGCGCGATTGTTCAGCCTCCAGCACCAGGGTCAGGTCGCGATCGTCGCGGTCGACGATGATCCGTCGAAGATGATCGCGAGCCGCATCAACCACCGTCTCCACCGCGTCTCGGCAAAGGACGTCGACCCCGCCGACCAGATGCGCTGGCCCGCATTGCAGGGGCCGCACAACGCCCAGAACGCGGTCTGCGCGATCGCGGTGTGCCGCGTGCTGGGTTTGAACGACGAAGCGATCGAGCGCGGCCTCGCGACGTACAAATCGCTGCCGCATCGCATGGAATTGGTCGGCGAAGTCGCTGGCGTCCGCTGGTTCAATGACAGCAAGGCGACCAACGCGGCTTCCGCTGCACCGGCGCTGGCGGCCTTTCCGCCGGCGCCGGACCAGCGTCTCCACTGGATTGCGGGCGGGCAGGCCAAGGGCGACGGGCTCGCGGCGTGCCGGCCGTGGTTCTGCCACGTCAAGGCGGCCTATCTGATCGGCGAGGCGATGGAGGGCTTTGCCGCCGAAATCGGCGACGCGATCCCGGTCGACCGCTCGGGCGACCTCGCGACCGCGGTCGCGCGCGCCGCCGCCGCCGCCGCGCCGGGCGATATCGTGCTGCTGTCGCCGGCCTGCGCCTCGTTCGACCAGTTCAAGGATTATGAGGAGCGCGGCGACCGCTTCCGCGCGATCGTCAGGGCATTCGGGGCATGA